A stretch of DNA from Candidatus Poseidoniia archaeon:
TCGAGACGTCAACGTCAATAGTGGCAGCGCCCTCGTTGGAAATCAGCATTTCGGTACAGCCAACACCTGAAGCACCGGGCCGCACGTCAAGGCTGACGCTCATATCAGAGAAGCTGATGGAATATGCAACTGGGGAGCCGCCCGTGCTGCTGTCCTTGTCGAAAAGGTAGACCTTGTTGTCTTCGGAGCCGGCGGCGATGTACTCGCCGTCCGCAGAGATGGAGACCGAGTACACCTCATCCCCCGTTTCGTAGCTCCAGAGCGGCGTGCTGCTATTCTTACCGAAAAGGTAGACCTTGTCGTCA
This window harbors:
- a CDS encoding PQQ-binding-like beta-propeller repeat protein, with protein sequence TTGDWVWSVAISADGEYIAGSDGKKVYPFDKDSSTPLWNYTAGDYVRSVAISAAGEYIAAGTGGDDDKVYLFGKNSSTPLWSYETGDEVYSVSISADGEYIAAGSEDNKVYLFDKDSSTGGSPVAYSISFSDMSVSLDVRPGASGVGCTEMLISNEGAATIDVDVS